The Rhodamnia argentea isolate NSW1041297 chromosome 10, ASM2092103v1, whole genome shotgun sequence sequence accccgggggcaacacgtgctagccaccacacacgtgccaccgagTAAGTCACCCTGTGACGCCTCTGatattcgaacactcgaccttttgcgagaggaagagtgcgcgaaccagcggcgccacccggGTGGatggttctttttctttctttgtccgTGATTAAAGTGAGGGAAAAGGAGACTAAAGAAAAGGGGAGTCCGAAGAATGCCTACGCATTGTCCAAACCATCATTTAAACATGGAACTCATGTAGCGTCTACTTTCAGCTCTCGCCATGAATGAAGAATTCGTGTTGTGTTACGTCGAAACGATAAGTATGTCTATGTCTCAACAGGGGCCGGAACGATGGTTTTTGCATCGAGAGGCCGAGCAATTGGGGCACGTGTTAAATGCGTGCgtgctggaaaaaaaaaaacaaaatactcTGATTAAACTAAACATCATCACATCTattcacattaaataaattaaaagagtGGAAAAATATTGTGAAAAAGATGAATCCGCCAATTATATTTCCGTTTTCGTTAATTTaagctgcgtatggtaacgtttctattcccgaaacaacttttggaatagaaacatttttttctgtttctgttctcggcaatgatttttgggaacagaaacgcgtttggtaattgcaaaaAGATTCTATTctcggaataaaaaaagaacagaagcGTGTTTGGTAACTGTATAAAGTTTTTGTtctccgaacaaaaaaaaaaaggaaaagaaacgcgtttagtaactacaaaaaaattgttcctaattttttcatttaattaaggggactatatatattaaaattgagatgtctttatctttttaacttaccaaatcaaattaaatctcatttgttcaatttactaaatcaaattagaccaatatatatataaggagTTTATatacgatttatcaaattacatatggacgagatcaactataaaaaaaaaaaaactgaaagagaagacgaattggaattggacatcgagaacatcaaatatgttttctatatataggaaaaattacaattatgagtcacacgtaaaatgttcccaagtagttaaaaatatgattacctttaaacggagacccctaaaaaaatattaattgcactttgagcgAAACcgaggactaaaatgaaaaatatttgtgcatttaggtcatTTTAGTCcgattgtgcaatttttccaaacatgaggactgaaatgagatgcagggtatcaaagtctcatgtcatgacactaaaagtaaaattttttggctaaaatgatttaaaatgagattttttagtcaatttaggattatgttcaatgaagaggcatgttgtcccaaattgaatttttaaaactttaagaggccaaaatgaaaagggaattaaaataaaaatatggactatttttacgcatttttctgaccatgaatactatttttccttattttcggatattttaataattaaaataaatccgaaaaagtaaaaaacttacgaaaaatattttttgttcaaaattggttcctaaggctagtccaaagcttccaaggttgactttgtaattttatgaatttttttgatatttttaattaattttctaaaataaaataatcaaaaatcgGGTATCAACTACGTGTAAGAACAAAAGGTAAGAgagtgtgttaaaaaaaaattgttcttaattatttctaaaaaatgtttcaaatatgtttctaaaaagtgttccagaAACAcaaaagcaagtttttttttttattgtttctattccaaaagtgtttctatttttcaaaagtgttttcggaacactttggaaacacttttttatcatacgcgtttctgttttCAAAATGTTCCGAAAATACTTTGagaacaaaaatacttttttgggAACGTTATCATATGCAGCCTTATATTCCTCGCATAGTGAAAAAGATTACGAATAAAAGCATAGATTGCACCGTGTCTCTTGCGGCTTTTGTTTATTCCATCGTAATGAATCTCAACCGTTCGGCAGATCTCGGCTTTTTTGGACGGTTGAGATCTGTTGCATCTCCGTGAAAAGTCTCTGGAACCACGAAGCCTCCTCAACCATGGATTCTACCCGAAATAGCTAAGCACGTACGCGAGCTAGATTTCTCGTACCTTTATCGGATTCACTGAACCTAGACACTCCCGAATTATCCTATAAAGAACGCCCCCTCCGCATACATGGCTTCCACAGCCAACCAACCAACTTACCATCCATCCATTGGtcgtgcgagagagagagagagagtgcattAGTTTGCAATGGCTCCGGCAATGGCGGCGTCGGATCCCCTGGCAAGGCAGGCCCTGGCGCAGGGGGCGAGCGCCTCGCTGGTGGGTGGCGACGAGCAGGAGAAGCTGAGGCAGAGGAACGAGGAGCTGGAGAAGGAGCTGAGGGAGAGCCGGGAGAGGGAGGCGGCAACGAGGGAGGAGCTGCAGAGGACGGCGGAGAGGCTGAGGGTGacggaggaggcggaggagaggCTCTGCACCCAGCTCGGCGAGCTAGAGGCTGAGGCCGTCCTCGATGCGCGTGCCTACCATGCCCGCATCCTCAGCCTTGCGGACCAGCTCGCGCAGGCTCGGAAGTTCCACCAGGTCGCCTCCGTTCTTTCTCCGTCGTGAATGCAGTCGGTCCTTGCGTACAATTTTTCCTACGATTCCTCCCCAGACCTCCGACGAGATTGAAATGAATATGTATAATTGGCGGTGAGTTGTCCGGTTTTGAGGTTCAACTGGGGCTAGATGTAGGGCTCTGTAGCAGAGATGTAACCGAAATGTAGTTGTTGTCAGGATGATTTGGGATTCAGCGAGATTGGTAGATTCTTTCCCCTCCGACTTGTAGGAGGACGACGAAGAGTTTGATAGAGCAAATCCAATTCCCCGTTTCTTGTCTCTGTTTCTTTTGGCTTTCATCAACGTTGTAAATTTCATGCACACCCTGTAAATCACTAAATTCCTGATTGTCGAACTGGTCGTAGACCGACCTTCGACGGCTAAACCTCAGCCTGGTAAATGGTAAAACTGACGACTCCAAATGTCTTGGGCGTGATTTCACGGAGCGAATGAATTGTTCAAGAGACAAAGTTTCGGTAATTCTAACCGAACCGAAGAAATGGGGCGCTTCATCATGTCAACAAAATGCACACTCCTCTCCTTATTTTGCTTCCGATCGGGATCCTAAAGTTACAAAATGCTTGAAGCTCGGACTTACTGCCCGATAATGTGTATTGAAGGTAAAAAGATACGGCTGCTATTGTTAAGACTAACCGAAGAACTGTCGGAGCAAAAACACCACGCGCATCAGAAATCAGTTGCATTCGGCATTTGCATCTCAAGATGATCAGCAATGTGATTTAACCCATGTGATAGAGACTAGAGCAAAGATGGGGGGAAATTTTACGCTCGTACAGGTGTTTCTCAACCGGCAAATATTTTCTTGACGTCGCTAACCAACTGCATCTATCGCTTCCTCGTTCCTTTCAGCTCTGGATCTCTggaagaaaataatttcatgtccctgttaaaaaatatgaagatCACAAAGGGGGAACGAATAGTCTAATGTGTCATGTGCTGTACCTCTGAACGTGGTCGAGAATGAGTAGCCTTGGTCCAGGAGGAATTTTCACATCTCTAAGAGCACTGCAGAAGTGACAGTCCAGAGTCGTCACAAGATGAGATACATGCTTTAGAAGATAATTAACGATAAACTTCCCAGGTAATAATGTCGTACGAATCTTTTCTGCCCCTAAGAAAGAATTAACCAAAAACTCGCCTATCGGTAAGTAGAGGCAAAGTGTTGTCTGTCAAAAGGCCTTTCTTGAAATTCTTCTCGTAAGTCTGAAGACCCAGCCTTGTCAACATATTTCTCGTTCTAACATAGTGCACATCTTCCTCGGGTGGTTGCGAGAACTTTTGCCCTAACTGCAGAGGCCCACATAGATTTACCAAGCATTAGACTGCCCCACAATGACATCATGACATAAACAACCATGCTCAAATGTTGTGTTTCATGAGGGTCAAATGAAACTTTTAAACTCTCGACTCTCCAAGAAGAAACGCCAGGTCCTAATCTTTACCATACCATCCCATTCTTTTTAAATCAAATCGAAAATGTACAAGATCCCCAGTTTGATTGTGTGCGATGATTTGTGGTGAAACTCAGGCCGGAATTCTGCTACTCACGACTGCAAAGCTTATAATTGATATCTCACCTTGAATAGTCCACCCTGGACGAGAGCAAAAAAGAGTCCTGAAGTAACAGCATTTGCTGCCTGGTTTGGGCCACCCATCCCACTCACCAATGAAAACATGGCACCAGAACCAAAAGCTGCCACCATACTGCGATTACAAGTAAAAGTAATATCACTACATATTAGCTGAGGATTAGCagatataagagagagagaaacaggcCATTTCAAGCAAACAGTCATCTGCAAACCTATTACAGGACCGAAAGCACATGATGATGAGCTAGAGAGAAGATCTTGACAGTTCAGATGTAAACCGACAAGTAAGCACATGATGATGAGGAAAGAAAACAGAACGctacaattaaaagaaaagtttcaaGAATCGCCTTCAACCTACATGCTAAGAACGAAGCCACACCAGTCAGACCAAAAGCAGAATTTACAGGTGTCGTGTGAAACTTCTTcggaaaagaagaaacaagaagttTGATAGAAGAAACAAACACAATGTTTAATTTCCATGCACTATTGCTGAATTTAGGCACAGATAAGGTATCTTATGATTTGAAGTTCAGAGTGAACAACTCAGCCTTCAACGAAGCGTGGGCTATTGGATAACCCAATAAGCACAAGCAAATCGGACGGAAATTGATTAGATAAAGCAAATAAGACAAGCAGCAGAGTGTAGAAAGAATGACGACATAGGAACTTCCCTTCAACCCTTTCAGGATTGTATTAGTTGGCTTCACTGCAGACACACCCCAAGTTTGTCATTTATGACCGTCTAACAATTTGCAACAGAGAATTATGCTCATTAAACAATTTGTGAGAGTATTGCTAATACTAAACAcattaagaaaaggaaaagaactcCATAAAACAATCTCATTTGACCATAATCTTTCTGCAAACTGAGTAGCTGAAGCAAAGCTATATTTCGCACAAAAAAAGGAAGCTTCTGTCAATATCTTGACAGAAGGAAGCCTCCTTCTAACGGTATTAATATGAGAATTGGCAACTAAAAGTGCGATGAAATGAGATGGTATTTATTTAACCCGAGACACTCAATAACAAAAAGAGCCTCCATGACCAAACGCTCCTGATATGCACAGAAAAACAACCAACAGGGAATGGAAGTGCAAAAAGGAGAGTCATCCAGCAATTACTAATTAGTCACTTGGCTTAACATCACAGGTTACATGACCTAAGGTTCACATGTTCACCagttggcccaaaaaaaaaagtcagactTAGCTGAAGATGATAATCGTCCTCAAGAAGATATCTACATATGAAACACCAACTGATTTTTCACTTATATCTCTATAAATGAACCTTTGGGGCAAGAACATGCAGGTCTACAACCATGGGTCAAATGTTTATCAAGTTTACAATAATGACAACCGACGATCTAcaattcaaagaagagataaCTCGAGGAACATAAGAGGGTTAGATATATTATTCTAACCAGAACTCCATAATTCTGATAGCTATAGGCAAGTCTGCTAAGAGCAGCAGAATACTCTGATTGCTCACATACTTCAATATTAGTATTTTCTGCAGGGTAACATGCATGAAATTAGAAAAGGCTAATGTGCAAACGACTAATCAACTTACTTGCAGCCAAAATCCAATCATGTGGCACCTATGTCACTCTTTTTAAATGAACAGCAGTAATAACCCAAAAGGGAGCGGAAATTAAGTGTACCATAATGCATTAAGTGTACCATAATGCATGTAAAAACCTGATCAAATATTTTGATCTAGAGAAAAACAAGAGGCGAAAATGATTACCTGGACTGAACATCCTCCTTCCCTCTCAGCCTCTTCATGACACAAGATAAGCCTGCATTTACACCAGTCATGACAGCGAAGTTGCGAGCTTGTACCAAGGGACCTCCTGATAAAGCCTGCAATAAAAGAACACGCTTACCACATTTTCACGAATCCCTACCCGTCATCGGCCAATGTACTGATTAAGTCAACAGAAGGATCCTCCTTGGACCAAGCAATTGGCTAAAGTAAAGGCAAACTCTTAAAAGTGGTTCCATACATCTCTTCTCCTGAGCAAGTTTTGCACTCTAGATATGCGAATTCAATTCCTGACAATCTCCGTACTCAATGTGTTCCTTGAAAAACCATATTATGAACGTCAAAAAACTGATCGAGATGGCATAACAACATCTTGAGCTCACAATGTGACCCAGCGAACTCTCAGAGTTCATAACTTGGATGTCATCCTTCCACCAACgcgaggcaaaaagaaaaatcaattgcaCGAATTCACTTGTGTCTTGTCATTAGCAAATCAACCTGATGAATTCTATTGAAGAAATAAGAACCAACCCAAAGCACTCATCCCAAACAGAAACCGCCAAAATTCCTAGAAATGAGAGAACCCAGAGTTAGCTAAAAGTTCAACCTGAGCTTGCTTGAGCGAGGCCATGGCCTCAGGGTTGAGATTGGCCTGGGGAGGAGGAGCGAAAGACGAGGAGACGTCGTTGGTGAGAGTCCCCATGAAGGCGCCGATGGCGGCGCCCTGGAGGCCGCTGGTGGCGGTGACGACGGCGGCTTCGACGGGCAGGGACTGCTTCGACAGCCACGTCTTGAACCCGGTCTCGAGCTCCTTGAAGCGAGCTTGCAATTGCTCGATTGGGTTCTGCTGAGGCGCGAGCTTGGACACCATTATCCCCGCTTTGCCCTGCTCCATTTGCAGAGAACTTGGATTGAACTAGGCGAGGATTTGACTGAGGATGCCGTTTCGTGTGTTGGCTCGGTGACTGCGGGTTCGAGATTGGGAAAAGAGGATagattttagagagagagagagagagagagtgtccgGCAGAAATTCGgattttgtaatgattttttCGGATTGTCCGTTTGTTTAAACGGCTGACTCCGGTCCGACCGGCCCCGCGTCTTTCTTGAGACAATACCTATGCTATTGTATGTAGCATCGATACGACACGTAACACGCGGCATACCTCGTCCGTCTGTCTTTCTCGTGACGGAAACGAAACATGACATGATACAGCGacacgtcatttttcaaaaaatagaaaattatgaTATATTGAGACACGTTATAAAATAcgtgataataaaaatatcagtattgaatttcttcttcttctattagggattcatgaatatatttttttgactagctgtgtatattaattttgtgaTGGCTAGGTaaatgacttaagtatatatgtATCTATAATGAATATACATTTTGACCCCTATTATACATAATACATATAGTCGAATTTATTGAAAAAGCTTAAAATTAACCATGTGTGTATCGAAATAACGTGTCGGGATGTTGGATTCGCATGTCGCTGACATGTTTAGAGCACCGACCATATGTCGGTCGCATGTCAAAGAGTGTCGGAAAGTATCGAAGTGTTGGAGAGTATTTGTTTTGATCAACTTGCATAGGACTTCATAGTAAATAAGAATTAAAAGACTAATATGTTAAATAACATCCATCGAGTCAATGACTAGCATGGCGGTCCCTGTCTCTATTAATAATACTATTTCGATCACTCGTGGGAAGtagaatgaaaaaaatgttGAGACCATCTTGTCGTGAAATCCATGAACAACTCATTTCGGTAAAGTCACACTAACCCATCCGTAGAAGTTTTGTCTTGAGACGAGAAACGGAGATTTCGATATCAATGGCTTAGCTCTAATCTCAGCTTTATAAGTTTAGTAGGTACCCAAATTGTCATATGCGGATAAATGTCGTTTGTGCTGCTCGATATGCTATGCATCTTGATTAGAGACGAAAAAATGACCAGCTTTGAGCTATTAATTATCGACGAGTAGTAAGCTCGGTCGATGAAAGCAGGGTCTGGTCGAAGCAAAAGTCAACGATGGTACAACACAATCGACaatattagggaaaaaaaaatcgataactCGCCAAAAAAGTCGGTGATAGTAGATGGTGCAGATGTCAGTCGATGAGATCCTTCATTAGTCAGACATTTTGAAGGAGAGTGATAAGTCACGCGCAGACAAAGCCATCGACAACAAACTATCCTAGATTTGGGCGAGTGTTGATGCAGCGCCACATTACGAACCAAGTGGAGATTTGCTAAACACGTGATGAAGAATCGAGAGAAATCACCATTAGATGATAGAGAATTGTGGTTCGAATCTCGAAAAGTGTAGATAGTcccaaaaagtcatttttcgaaTTCGAAATCCATATGATGGGATATTAAAATCTATGTTGATAATATTGGAGGGGTACGACCAATTAATAACATAACTTCTGTTCTTATATGCACATTTACTTTCGTCTAGTAATATATGAAGTAAATCTCTAGAAGGCAATGAAAAAGAACATAACATCCAAGCGCTTATGGATTCCAAAATTAACAAGCCAGTTAGTTGTGAACACCCGAGTTTTAGCGATCCTC is a genomic window containing:
- the LOC115747627 gene encoding protein RESPONSE TO LOW SULFUR 4-like; its protein translation is MAPAMAASDPLARQALAQGASASLVGGDEQEKLRQRNEELEKELRESREREAATREELQRTAERLRVTEEAEERLCTQLGELEAEAVLDARAYHARILSLADQLAQARKFHQVASVLSPS
- the LOC115747659 gene encoding chloroplastic import inner membrane translocase subunit HP30-2 — its product is MEQGKAGIMVSKLAPQQNPIEQLQARFKELETGFKTWLSKQSLPVEAAVVTATSGLQGAAIGAFMGTLTNDVSSSFAPPPQANLNPEAMASLKQAQALSGGPLVQARNFAVMTGVNAGLSCVMKRLRGKEDVQSSMVAAFGSGAMFSLVSGMGGPNQAANAVTSGLFFALVQGGLFKLGQKFSQPPEEDVHYVRTRNMLTRLGLQTYEKNFKKGLLTDNTLPLLTDSALRDVKIPPGPRLLILDHVQRDPELKGTRKR